A part of Primulina eburnea isolate SZY01 chromosome 10, ASM2296580v1, whole genome shotgun sequence genomic DNA contains:
- the LOC140842885 gene encoding uncharacterized protein, producing MVIELLSHHFVIQLNMNFHEGGPSNFSFLASSSSSDGDEESDTNVNNELQLIDQHQQMLSFQLTSNATPISTYFQTLDNTHHGGSIHGHAVINRDRAAAEQRLYNDYFSDSPMYGEAMFKRRFRMSRRLFLHIMTSIQEQDNYFVQKADALGRHGLTPYQKITAAMRILAYGVGADATDEYTKIGESIAIESVNRFCRATIEVFGDLYLRSPNAEDIERLLHIGKQRGFPANGVALPANYIIQGKEYNMGYYLADDIYPKWATLVQTFHNPQGPKKKYFAARQESCRKDVERAFGLLQSKWAIITGPLLIVLRYSFERV from the exons ATGGTGATAGAACTGTTGTCTCACCATTTCGTAATCCAACTCAATATGAATTTTCATGAGGGAGGTccttcaaatttttctttccttgcatcaTCGTCCTCATCTGACGGAGACGAGGAGTCCGATACCAATGTAAACAATGAGCTTCAACTCATTGACCAGCATCAACAAATGTTGTCATTCCAACTTACAAGCAATGCTACTCCCATCTCCACTTACTTCCAAACACTAGATAACACGCACCATGGAGGATCAATTCATGGCCATGCGGTGATTAATCGAGATAGAGCGGCCGCTGAGCAACGCTTATACAATGATTATTTTTCTGATTCTCCAATGTATGGAGAGGCAATGTTCAAGAGACGTTTTCGAATGTCACGTCGCCTATTCCTACACATTATGACATCCATTCAAGAGCAGGACAATTACTTCGTACAGAAAGCGGATGCGTTAGGTCGGCATGGGTTGACACCATACCAAAAGATAACTGCTGCAATGCGGATATTGGCATACGGTGTGGGGGCAGATGCGACAGATGAGTATACTAAAATCGGAGAGTCCATTGCGATTGAAAGTGTAAATAGATTTTGTCGAGCAACGATAGAGGTGTTTGGCGACTTGTATCTTCGCTCTCCTAACGCGGAGGACATTGAAAGACTTCTCCATATTGGAAAACAACGTGGATTTCC AGCCAATGGAGTAGCTCTTCCTGCTAATTATATCATACAAGGAAAAGAATACAACATGGGATACTATCTAGCTGATGATATATATCCAAAGTGGGCCACTTTAGTTCAAACATTCCACAATCCACAAGGTCCAAAGAAGAAATACTTTGCAGCACGACAAGAGAGTTGTAGAAAAGATGTGGAACGAGCATTTGGTCTATTGCAATCAAAATGGGCGATAATCACTGGCCCACTTTTGATAGTGCTCAGGTATAGCTTTGAGAGGGTTTAG
- the LOC140803770 gene encoding uncharacterized protein — MNSSRRGPGFSIEEDKLLVTIYLDISQNPIIGINQSNDSLWSRVAASYNEQLTSPSTEHRTMRALQCRWSNISRAVQSFSGCIRQVELRHQGGASEKDILDEAKELFKQSGSTWRLDHVRSLLKDQEKFRSSNATLPGFISNRMNSSQSDYSPNTESPTPDFPGLSGFDVNLDEDSPSGSTQRPIGIKKAKAKRKATEDYSNDISTMAKCSEKMMTAMENAETHRKQLIDVQKERNALLAWKEENKILRMNPMSVDESFRAYLLKEQQNIWQKRAAKSDGAHGSSNLFGQFFGGTSPSGSDLGEY; from the exons ATGAATTCATCTCGACGTGGTCCTGGTTTCTCAATTGAGGAGGACAAACTTCTTGTGACAATTTATCTCGACATCTCCCAAAATCCTATTATTGGCATAAACCAGTCAAATGATAGCTTGTGGTCTCGAGTGGCAGCCAGTTATAATGAGCAACTCACTAGTCCGTCAACAGAGCATCGTACTATGAGGGCCCTTCAATGTCGATGGTCCAACATAAGTAGGGCTGTCCAAAGTTTTAGTGGATGTATTCGTCAAGTGGAACTTAGACACCAAGGTGGTGCATCGGAGAAAGACATT CTTGATGAAGCAAAAGAATTATTTAAGCAATCTGGGTCAACATGGAGATTGGATCATGTTAGGTCTTTACTAAAAGACCAGGAGAAGTTTAGGTCATCCAACGCTACCTTACCTGGTTTCATATCAAACCGTATGAACTCCTCCCAGTCTGATTACTCACCCAACACAGAATCCCCAACACCAGATTTTCCGGGACTATCTGGGTTTGATGTAAACCTAGATGAAGATAGCCCATCAGGGAGTACTCAGCGACCAATCGGCATAAAAAAAGCAAAAGCCAAAAGAAAAGCCACTGAAGATTACTCAAACGATATTTCCACCATGGCCAAATGCAGTGAGAAAATGATGACTGCAATGGAGAATGCCGAGACCCATCGAAAACAACTCATTGATGTTCAGAAAGAAAGGAACGCTCTATTGGCTTGGaaagaagaaaataaaatattacggATGAACcctatgtctgttgatgaatcaTTCCGTGCATACTTGCTCAAAGAACAACAAAACATTTGGCAGAAAAGAGCAGCAAAAAGTGATGGAGCCCACGGATCTTCTAATCTGTTTGGCCAGTTCTTCGGCGGAACTTCTCCATCCGGGTCCGATCTAGGAGAGTACTAG